Proteins co-encoded in one Acidimicrobiales bacterium genomic window:
- a CDS encoding TIGR00300 family protein yields MASEIVEVEGHIIDSLILAKVMDVILAAGADYRMLQVDIGKTNVDASRAQLEVSADDEALLEAVLVELQTHGANRVVQTDAELVPCEADGVFPAGFYSTTNLPTCVRIGGRWVDVENPEMDCGVVVTPEERVRTVPMHRVRVGDRVVVGHEGVKVSAPERPRGASPFEFMASDVSSEKPKALLVANVADRVRTAKEAGGKLLAVCGPAVIHTGAGPDVAHLVRDGWIDVLFAGNGFATHDIESNVMGTSLGISVDAGTSSEGGHANHLRVINEVRRYGSIAAAVEAGYIDGGVMYECVQRGVPFVLAGSVRDDGPLPDVYTNVVEAVDAMRYLLPGVSVALMLASTLHAIATGNLLRADVETFCVDINQAVATKLTDRGSHQALGIVTDVGLFVEGLRQQLVGPA; encoded by the coding sequence ATGGCGAGTGAGATCGTCGAGGTCGAAGGCCACATCATCGACTCGTTGATCCTGGCCAAGGTGATGGACGTGATCCTCGCCGCAGGCGCCGACTACCGCATGCTCCAGGTCGACATCGGCAAGACCAACGTCGATGCCAGTCGGGCGCAGCTCGAGGTGTCGGCCGACGACGAGGCCTTGTTGGAAGCGGTGCTCGTCGAACTGCAGACGCACGGCGCCAACCGGGTGGTGCAGACCGACGCCGAGCTGGTGCCGTGCGAGGCCGACGGCGTGTTCCCGGCGGGCTTCTACTCCACCACCAACCTGCCGACCTGCGTGCGGATCGGCGGCCGGTGGGTCGACGTGGAGAACCCCGAGATGGACTGCGGCGTGGTGGTGACCCCCGAGGAGCGGGTGCGGACCGTGCCCATGCACCGGGTGCGCGTGGGCGACCGCGTGGTCGTGGGCCACGAGGGCGTCAAGGTCAGCGCGCCCGAACGGCCCCGGGGCGCCAGCCCCTTCGAGTTCATGGCCTCCGACGTCAGCAGCGAGAAGCCCAAGGCATTGCTCGTCGCCAACGTGGCCGACCGGGTGCGAACGGCAAAGGAGGCGGGCGGCAAGCTGCTCGCCGTGTGCGGCCCGGCGGTGATCCACACCGGCGCAGGGCCCGACGTAGCCCACCTCGTGCGCGACGGTTGGATCGACGTGCTCTTCGCGGGCAACGGCTTCGCCACCCACGACATCGAGTCGAACGTCATGGGCACGTCGCTGGGCATCTCCGTCGACGCGGGTACGTCGTCGGAAGGCGGCCACGCCAACCACCTGCGGGTCATCAACGAGGTGCGCCGGTACGGCTCGATCGCCGCTGCGGTGGAGGCGGGCTACATCGACGGCGGCGTGATGTACGAGTGCGTGCAGCGCGGCGTGCCGTTCGTGCTGGCGGGCTCGGTGCGCGACGACGGGCCACTGCCCGACGTCTACACCAACGTGGTGGAGGCGGTCGACGCCATGCGGTACCTCCTGCCCGGCGTGTCGGTGGCGCTGATGCTGGCGTCCACCTTGCACGCCATCGCCACCGGCAACCTGCTGCGGGCCGACGTGGAGACGTTCTGCGTCGACATCAACCAGGCCGTGGCCACCAAGCTCACCGACCGGGGCAGCCATCAGGCGTTGGGCATCGTCACCGACGTGGGCCTGTTCGTCGAAGGGCTGCGCCAGCAACTCGTCGGGCCCGCGTGA
- a CDS encoding AI-2E family transporter: MAVPGERDRTPIPWRVIFATIFAVLAVWIGLGILRELARIVTWLVVAGFLAVVLTPAVDFLVNKLRFRRAVATLLVFITGLGLLAALLYTFIRPIADQAGEFSENFPEYVADARAGRGPVGGIVTRYDLDERLEQNQDRIREALNDLGSNSVDIVRSLGNALAAGLTIFVLAFLMILQGPQILATGLNVLREERRERVRRVAGDCAKAVTGYMAGNLLISVVAGVATFVFLFVMDIPFRGVLALWVAFADLIPLVGATLGAIPAVVVAFLHSTVAGVATIVFFVVYQQFENHVLQVTIMSRTVNLNPLAVLISVLCGVELFGILGALLAIPVAGVIQVIVRDLYDERTGRMKPEPTIGRDEVPVSEVE; this comes from the coding sequence ATGGCCGTCCCCGGCGAGCGCGACCGAACCCCGATCCCCTGGCGCGTCATCTTCGCCACGATCTTCGCCGTCCTCGCCGTGTGGATCGGCTTGGGCATCCTGCGGGAGCTGGCCCGCATCGTCACGTGGCTGGTGGTGGCGGGCTTCCTGGCCGTCGTCCTCACGCCCGCCGTCGACTTCCTGGTGAACAAGCTGCGCTTCCGCCGGGCGGTCGCCACCCTGCTCGTCTTCATCACCGGCCTCGGCCTGCTCGCCGCGCTGCTCTACACCTTCATCCGCCCCATCGCCGACCAGGCGGGCGAGTTCTCCGAGAACTTCCCCGAGTACGTGGCCGATGCCCGAGCCGGACGCGGCCCGGTCGGCGGCATCGTCACCCGCTACGACCTCGACGAGCGGCTGGAGCAGAACCAGGACCGCATCCGCGAGGCGCTCAACGACCTCGGCAGCAACAGCGTCGACATCGTGCGCAGCCTGGGCAACGCGCTCGCCGCGGGCCTGACGATCTTCGTCCTCGCCTTCCTGATGATCCTGCAAGGCCCGCAGATTTTGGCGACGGGGCTCAACGTCCTGCGCGAGGAACGGCGAGAACGGGTCAGACGGGTGGCGGGCGACTGCGCCAAAGCGGTCACCGGCTACATGGCGGGCAACCTGCTCATCAGCGTGGTGGCGGGCGTGGCGACGTTCGTCTTCCTCTTCGTCATGGACATCCCCTTCCGGGGCGTGCTGGCGCTGTGGGTTGCCTTCGCCGACCTCATCCCCTTGGTGGGCGCCACCCTCGGCGCCATCCCTGCGGTGGTGGTCGCGTTCCTGCACTCGACCGTGGCCGGCGTCGCCACCATCGTCTTCTTCGTCGTGTACCAGCAGTTCGAGAACCACGTGTTGCAGGTCACGATCATGTCGAGGACGGTCAACCTCAACCCCTTGGCCGTGCTGATCAGCGTGTTGTGCGGCGTCGAACTGTTCGGCATCCTCGGCGCCCTGCTCGCCATCCCGGTGGCGGGCGTGATCCAGGTGATCGTGCGCGACCTGTACGACGAACGGACGGGACGCATGAAGCCGGAGCCCACCATCGGCCGGGACGAGGTACCGGTGAGCGAGGTCGAGTGA
- a CDS encoding Glu/Leu/Phe/Val dehydrogenase, translating to MSGDPWAAVLERLDDAAKLTGLEPDIHRLLRTPRRVLEVSIPVRMDDGRVEVFTGWRVHHDTTRGPAKGGIRFHPDVDAREVAALAAGMTFKTAIAGLPFGGGKGGVRCDPTRLSLGELERLTRRYTLEISPLLGPDKDIPAPDVNTDGRVMAWLMDTLSMLRGELLPGSVTGKPLSIGGTRGHTGATSTGVLVCTRAAFAALELPFAGSRAIIQGFGKVGGPLAFLLSSAGMRVVAVSDVGGAVYNPGGLDPSTLSDHVAHAGTVAGFDGGDPVDPDDMWAIECELVVPAALAGAIDERVAEALDTKVIVEAANGPTTPSADPVLDRREIVVVPDILANAGGVTASYFEWAQSRQGYAWEEELVATRLRTTMDEAFQAVWARAETLDVSLRRAAFALAVERLAEAISARGLFP from the coding sequence GTGTCGGGTGATCCCTGGGCCGCCGTCCTGGAGCGTCTCGACGACGCCGCCAAGCTGACCGGCCTCGAACCCGACATCCACCGGCTGCTGCGCACGCCGCGCCGGGTGCTCGAAGTGTCGATCCCCGTCCGCATGGACGACGGGCGCGTCGAGGTGTTCACCGGCTGGCGCGTGCACCACGACACGACGCGGGGGCCCGCCAAGGGCGGCATTCGCTTCCACCCCGACGTCGACGCCCGCGAGGTGGCGGCGCTGGCCGCGGGCATGACGTTCAAGACGGCCATCGCCGGGCTGCCCTTCGGGGGCGGCAAGGGCGGTGTGCGCTGCGACCCGACCCGGCTGTCGCTGGGCGAGTTGGAGCGGCTGACCCGGCGCTACACGCTGGAGATATCGCCGCTGCTGGGGCCTGACAAGGACATCCCCGCACCCGACGTGAACACCGACGGCCGGGTCATGGCGTGGCTGATGGACACCTTGTCGATGCTGCGGGGCGAGCTCCTGCCCGGCTCCGTCACCGGCAAGCCGCTGTCGATCGGGGGCACCCGGGGCCACACAGGGGCCACGTCGACCGGCGTGCTGGTCTGCACCCGAGCGGCCTTCGCTGCCCTGGAACTGCCGTTCGCCGGGAGCCGGGCCATCATCCAGGGCTTCGGCAAGGTGGGCGGCCCGTTGGCGTTCCTCTTGTCGTCGGCGGGCATGCGGGTGGTGGCGGTGAGCGACGTGGGAGGCGCTGTCTACAACCCGGGCGGGCTCGATCCGTCCACGCTGTCCGACCACGTGGCCCATGCGGGCACGGTGGCGGGCTTCGACGGCGGCGACCCCGTCGACCCCGACGACATGTGGGCCATCGAGTGCGAACTGGTGGTGCCCGCGGCGCTGGCGGGGGCCATCGACGAGCGGGTGGCCGAAGCGCTCGACACCAAGGTGATCGTGGAGGCGGCCAACGGGCCGACCACGCCCTCGGCCGATCCCGTGCTCGACCGCCGCGAGATCGTGGTGGTGCCCGACATCCTGGCCAACGCCGGGGGTGTCACCGCCTCGTACTTCGAGTGGGCGCAGAGCAGGCAGGGCTACGCCTGGGAAGAGGAACTGGTCGCCACCCGACTGCGCACCACCATGGACGAGGCCTTCCAGGCCGTGTGGGCCCGGGCGGAGACGCTCGATGTGTCGTTGCGGCGAGCCGCATTCGCCCTGGCCGTCGAGCGGTTGGCCGAGGCCATCTCGGCTCGGGGGTTGTTCCCGTAA
- a CDS encoding MarR family transcriptional regulator, which produces MSPVAATRELTDLAGRARLVVMRLARRIRQEGMGDEATPSMISALASIDRFGPLTLGELAAVEQVQPPTMTKIVARLEAAGYVVREVDAGDRRVARVQVTSAGHRFVERGRQRGAMFLAERLRTLSAEERAAVEAALPVLERLLDGDA; this is translated from the coding sequence ATGAGCCCAGTCGCCGCCACCCGAGAACTGACCGACCTGGCCGGTCGGGCGCGGCTGGTGGTCATGCGCTTGGCCCGCCGCATCCGCCAGGAGGGGATGGGCGACGAGGCCACGCCGTCGATGATCTCGGCATTGGCCAGCATCGACCGCTTCGGGCCGCTGACGCTGGGCGAGCTGGCCGCCGTCGAGCAGGTGCAGCCGCCGACGATGACCAAGATCGTGGCTCGGCTGGAGGCCGCCGGGTACGTGGTGCGAGAGGTCGACGCCGGCGACCGGCGGGTGGCGCGGGTGCAGGTCACCTCGGCCGGGCACCGGTTCGTGGAGCGCGGCCGGCAGCGGGGAGCGATGTTCCTGGCCGAGCGGTTGCGCACCCTGTCGGCCGAGGAGCGTGCTGCAGTGGAGGCGGCCTTGCCGGTCCTCGAGCGGTTGCTGGACGGCGACGCGTGA
- a CDS encoding MFS transporter: MTLLKALSGRTFRSLQIRNYRLFFCGQLVSLTGTWMQSVAQAWLVLRLTDSGAAVGMVTGLQFVPMLVAGAWGGVVADRVDKRKALVVVQSAMGAVALALAVVTATEVVELWMVYLAAFLLGCATVIETPTRQAFVTEMVGPESLPNAIGLNSALFNGSRVVGPAVAGFLIVGAGLWICFLVNAVSFLGVIGALVAMRPEELHPAERARREPGQVRAGLRYVWSSPERRWTLLLVAAVGTFAFNFNVVLPLMARFTFGADAGGFGLLTSAIGVGALVGALVTAARAKPSPSLLVRGCGATAALMAAAAVAPTMAVELVVLVLLGAAVITFMTTANAMLQLGSEPAMRGRVMALYALVFLGSTPIGGPIVGTVAEQFGPRAGLGVGAAAAFVATAAGAIAFRRAAVRGEAAVTAQLPAEPAAA; encoded by the coding sequence GTGACCCTGCTGAAGGCGTTGTCGGGCCGCACCTTCCGTTCGCTGCAGATCCGCAACTACCGACTGTTCTTCTGCGGGCAGTTGGTGTCGTTGACGGGGACGTGGATGCAGTCGGTGGCCCAGGCCTGGCTGGTGCTGCGCCTGACCGACAGCGGCGCCGCCGTCGGCATGGTGACCGGGTTGCAGTTCGTGCCCATGCTGGTGGCCGGGGCGTGGGGCGGCGTGGTGGCCGACCGGGTCGACAAGCGCAAGGCGCTGGTGGTGGTGCAGTCGGCCATGGGCGCGGTGGCCCTGGCCCTTGCCGTGGTGACGGCGACCGAGGTGGTCGAGTTGTGGATGGTCTACCTGGCGGCGTTCCTGCTGGGCTGCGCCACGGTGATCGAGACGCCCACCCGGCAGGCGTTCGTGACCGAGATGGTGGGGCCGGAGTCGCTGCCCAACGCCATCGGGCTGAACTCGGCGCTGTTCAACGGGTCGCGGGTGGTGGGGCCTGCGGTGGCGGGCTTCCTCATCGTCGGGGCCGGGCTGTGGATCTGCTTCCTGGTCAACGCCGTGTCGTTCCTCGGGGTGATCGGTGCCTTGGTGGCCATGCGGCCCGAGGAGTTGCACCCGGCCGAGCGGGCACGGCGGGAACCGGGGCAGGTGCGGGCCGGGCTGCGGTACGTGTGGTCGTCGCCCGAGCGGCGCTGGACGTTGTTGCTGGTGGCCGCAGTGGGCACGTTCGCCTTCAACTTCAACGTGGTGTTGCCGCTGATGGCCCGCTTCACCTTCGGCGCCGATGCCGGTGGCTTCGGCCTGCTCACCTCGGCCATCGGCGTGGGCGCCTTGGTCGGCGCGCTGGTCACGGCGGCCCGGGCCAAGCCGTCGCCGTCGCTGTTGGTGCGGGGCTGCGGGGCGACCGCTGCGTTGATGGCCGCCGCCGCGGTGGCGCCCACCATGGCGGTGGAGCTGGTGGTGCTGGTGCTGCTGGGCGCTGCAGTGATCACGTTCATGACGACGGCCAACGCCATGTTGCAGCTGGGTTCGGAGCCGGCCATGCGCGGGCGGGTGATGGCGCTCTACGCGCTGGTGTTCCTCGGGTCGACGCCCATCGGCGGGCCCATCGTGGGCACGGTGGCCGAGCAGTTCGGGCCTCGTGCCGGCCTCGGTGTGGGCGCCGCTGCGGCGTTCGTGGCCACCGCCGCGGGTGCGATTGCGTTTCGACGGGCGGCCGTACGGGGCGAGGCTGCCGTCACCGCGCAGCTGCCGGCCGAACCGGCTGCTGCGTAG
- a CDS encoding DUF3072 domain-containing protein, producing the protein MSNGQTAPDAPTPNPAKDPDDWVTGEEPMTGPQESYLNTLAQEAGEEVPDDLTKAEASKKIDDLQERTGRGA; encoded by the coding sequence ATGAGCAACGGACAGACCGCCCCCGATGCCCCCACGCCCAACCCGGCCAAGGACCCCGACGACTGGGTCACCGGCGAGGAGCCCATGACCGGCCCGCAGGAGTCCTACCTCAACACGCTGGCCCAAGAGGCAGGTGAGGAGGTCCCCGACGACCTCACCAAGGCCGAGGCCTCCAAGAAGATCGACGACCTCCAGGAGCGCACCGGCCGCGGCGCATGA
- a CDS encoding DNA polymerase Y family protein, with protein sequence MPERTLVVWCPDWPLTAAGVGADEAAAVVVANRVVACSAAARREGVTRGLRRREAQARCPSLIVLAPDPARDARAFEPVVAAVEAFAPRVEVTRPGQCALATRGPSRYFGGDEALARALVEAVAGVMRARPRVGIAEGAFAAALAARATSDDDPVRIVAVGGSAAFLAPFPVTAFGRGDDADLLARLGIRTLGEFAALPAADVLARFGLEGAAAHRLACGLDERPVVARTPPPELAVERVLDPPAGRVDIAAFAAKGLAEELHQRLSSQGLACTRVLVEAETEHGERLARLWRHDGALTAAAMAERVRWQLDGWLAGTADDADAMPTAGLTLLRLVPDEVKPDNGRPVGFWGGAADVDDRAARALARVQGMLGPEAVTTGVLSGGRSPVEQVSLVPWGDPRQPQRPGRPGEAPVRADGRVEVPPWPGRLPAPAPATVHRLPLPAELVDAEGRPVRVTGRGAVPMPPARLRVGGGRWRDVRAWAGPWPVDERWWDGTAHRRRARFQIEEDGTGVAHLVVLERGQWWVEASYD encoded by the coding sequence TTGCCGGAGCGGACGCTTGTCGTCTGGTGCCCCGACTGGCCGTTGACGGCCGCGGGCGTCGGGGCCGACGAGGCGGCGGCCGTCGTGGTGGCGAACCGGGTGGTGGCCTGTTCGGCCGCGGCCCGACGAGAAGGGGTGACGCGCGGGCTGCGCCGGCGGGAGGCGCAGGCGCGGTGTCCTTCCCTGATCGTGCTCGCTCCCGACCCGGCTCGCGACGCACGCGCCTTCGAACCGGTGGTAGCTGCCGTCGAGGCGTTCGCGCCCCGCGTCGAGGTCACGCGCCCGGGCCAGTGTGCGCTGGCCACGCGCGGCCCGTCGCGCTACTTCGGTGGCGACGAGGCGTTGGCGCGGGCGCTGGTCGAAGCAGTGGCGGGGGTCATGCGCGCGCGCCCGCGCGTGGGCATTGCCGAGGGGGCCTTTGCCGCGGCGTTGGCCGCACGCGCCACGAGTGACGACGACCCCGTGCGCATCGTGGCGGTGGGTGGGAGCGCAGCCTTCCTGGCGCCGTTCCCGGTCACCGCCTTTGGACGAGGCGACGACGCCGACCTCCTGGCCCGCTTGGGGATACGGACGCTCGGTGAGTTCGCAGCGTTGCCTGCCGCCGACGTGCTGGCCCGTTTCGGGCTCGAGGGCGCGGCCGCCCACCGGCTGGCGTGCGGCCTCGACGAACGCCCTGTGGTCGCCCGCACGCCACCTCCCGAGCTGGCGGTCGAGCGCGTGCTCGACCCGCCTGCGGGCCGGGTCGACATCGCCGCCTTCGCGGCCAAGGGCTTGGCCGAGGAGCTCCACCAGCGCCTGTCGTCGCAAGGGCTGGCGTGCACCCGTGTACTCGTCGAGGCCGAGACCGAGCACGGCGAGCGGTTGGCCCGGCTGTGGCGCCACGACGGCGCCCTGACGGCGGCCGCCATGGCCGAGCGCGTGCGCTGGCAGCTCGACGGCTGGCTGGCGGGCACGGCCGACGACGCCGACGCCATGCCCACGGCGGGGCTCACGTTGCTGCGGCTGGTGCCCGACGAGGTGAAGCCCGACAACGGCCGCCCCGTCGGCTTCTGGGGCGGCGCCGCCGACGTCGACGACCGGGCGGCGCGGGCGTTGGCCCGCGTGCAGGGCATGCTCGGCCCCGAGGCAGTGACGACGGGCGTGCTGTCCGGGGGGCGCAGCCCGGTCGAACAGGTCTCCCTCGTCCCGTGGGGCGACCCTCGGCAACCGCAGCGGCCGGGGCGACCGGGCGAGGCACCGGTCCGGGCCGACGGCCGTGTCGAGGTGCCGCCATGGCCGGGTCGCCTGCCCGCCCCGGCGCCGGCGACCGTGCACCGCCTGCCGCTGCCCGCCGAACTGGTCGACGCCGAGGGCCGCCCGGTGCGGGTCACCGGGCGCGGGGCGGTGCCGATGCCGCCCGCCCGCCTGCGGGTCGGCGGCGGCCGGTGGCGCGACGTGCGGGCGTGGGCGGGGCCGTGGCCGGTCGACGAGCGGTGGTGGGACGGCACCGCCCACCGCCGTCGAGCACGCTTCCAAATCGAAGAGGACGGTACCGGCGTGGCCCATCTGGTGGTCCTCGAACGTGGCCAGTGGTGGGTCGAAGCGTCCTATGACTGA
- a CDS encoding S8 family serine peptidase: MHTLALPRRVVVALALAMSLAAATVLPGSTGAGADAPARAAAAAVDDALRTLRDATARIIVQKHAGTAGDPERTVHDLGGQVTRDLPLVNGFSATVPTDAVPALADDPSVRAISLDRRMQPQGESSSGVKSVFAKVVGSDDMDQAGHRGAGVTVALIDTGVADVPDLAGRVLPVTDDITGAVSACQNLSGEAGCADSYGHGTFIAGLIAGNGASSGGRWKGAAPEANLVSVKIAGRDGSADVSGVIAGIQWVVSFKDRYNIRVLNLSLGTDSTQSYKVDPLNYAVERAWDAGIVVVVSASNRGPAAGTIAKPGDDPLVVTVGATDDRGTPGLGDDLVPDFTSRGPTAADGLAKPDVTAPGAHVVSLRAPGSEVDTRFPNYVDGAYRQGSGTSMAAGVVSGVVASMLSAQPAMTPDRAKYALMSTARRAASDDANTVGAGTVDAYEAAFSAPAGVANVGVVRSSGLGSLDASRGTVRIQAGDPLRTVVEGTLTAQLLLWDPVAFTGSSWYGSSWYGSSWYGSSWYGSSWYGSSWYGSSWYGSSWYGSSWYGSSWYGSSWYGSSWYGSSWYGGWE; this comes from the coding sequence GTGCACACCCTTGCCCTCCCGCGTCGCGTAGTCGTTGCCCTTGCCCTCGCCATGTCGTTGGCCGCGGCAACCGTGCTTCCTGGCAGCACCGGCGCCGGCGCCGACGCTCCGGCCCGAGCGGCCGCCGCCGCTGTCGACGACGCGCTCCGCACCCTGCGTGACGCCACGGCGCGCATCATCGTGCAGAAGCACGCCGGCACCGCCGGCGATCCTGAGCGCACCGTGCACGACCTGGGTGGCCAGGTCACGCGTGACCTGCCCTTGGTGAACGGCTTCTCCGCCACCGTCCCCACCGACGCCGTGCCTGCGCTGGCCGACGACCCGAGCGTGCGCGCCATCTCCCTGGACCGCCGCATGCAGCCGCAGGGGGAGTCGTCCTCCGGCGTGAAGTCCGTCTTCGCCAAGGTCGTCGGCAGCGACGACATGGACCAGGCGGGCCACCGCGGCGCAGGCGTCACCGTTGCCCTGATCGACACCGGCGTTGCCGATGTGCCCGACCTGGCGGGCCGGGTGCTGCCGGTCACCGACGACATCACCGGGGCCGTCTCCGCCTGCCAGAACCTGTCGGGCGAGGCCGGGTGCGCCGACTCCTACGGGCACGGCACCTTCATCGCCGGGCTCATCGCCGGCAACGGCGCTTCGTCGGGTGGCCGCTGGAAGGGTGCGGCCCCCGAGGCCAACCTCGTGTCGGTCAAGATCGCAGGCCGCGACGGCTCGGCCGACGTCAGCGGCGTCATCGCCGGCATCCAGTGGGTGGTTTCGTTCAAGGACCGCTACAACATCCGAGTCCTCAACCTGTCGTTGGGGACGGACTCCACGCAGAGCTACAAGGTCGACCCGCTGAACTACGCCGTGGAGCGAGCGTGGGACGCAGGCATCGTCGTCGTCGTCTCCGCCAGCAACCGCGGCCCGGCGGCGGGGACCATCGCCAAGCCCGGTGACGACCCGTTGGTGGTGACCGTCGGGGCGACCGACGACCGGGGCACGCCCGGCTTGGGCGACGACCTGGTGCCTGACTTCACGTCCCGCGGACCGACCGCAGCCGACGGCCTCGCCAAGCCCGACGTCACGGCGCCCGGTGCGCACGTGGTGTCGCTGCGGGCACCGGGCAGCGAGGTCGACACCCGCTTCCCGAACTACGTCGACGGCGCCTACCGGCAGGGCAGTGGCACCTCCATGGCGGCCGGCGTGGTGTCGGGCGTGGTCGCCTCGATGCTGTCGGCCCAGCCGGCCATGACGCCCGATCGGGCCAAGTACGCGCTGATGTCGACGGCGCGGCGAGCGGCGTCCGACGATGCCAACACCGTGGGCGCCGGGACCGTCGACGCATACGAGGCCGCCTTCTCGGCGCCCGCCGGTGTGGCCAACGTCGGCGTGGTGCGCTCCAGCGGCCTGGGCAGCCTCGACGCCAGCCGCGGCACCGTCCGCATCCAGGCGGGCGACCCGCTGCGCACCGTTGTGGAAGGGACGCTCACGGCGCAGTTGCTGCTGTGGGACCCGGTCGCCTTCACCGGCTCGTCCTGGTACGGGTCGTCCTGGTACGGCTCCAGCTGGTACGGCAGCTCCTGGTACGGGTCGTCGTGGTACGGCTCCAGTTGGTACGGCAGCTCCTGGTACGGGTCGAGTTGGTACGGCTCCAGTTGGTACGGGTCGTCGTGGTACGGGTCGAGTTGGTACGGCAGCTCCTGGTACGGCTCCAGTTGGTACGGCGGCTGGGAGTGA
- a CDS encoding ATP-binding protein codes for MLHWASRGFATARTDRIRLACLQQATHVLAEPIDPRDGIPAFLAEVRSGFEADAVELRTTAAVHCAPADGAPSGDCIEVPVTTGERVLGTLRVFGRGGTEGFGDGEVAVLGALAAEVGGALHKAELLDSILEERRKLFTVVDNTSDGILAVDADGVIQTWNPGLEAITGYPGASIVGSAHAGVLRAKDAQGRDVLLERWAAGDELPSDVQVVTADGSTRWLSCSYSRVPPKDDRLGVLVVMARDVTRIHEVERLKEDFVATVSHELRTPLTPIKGFANLLLDGGERLDEDARHTAAESILRSAQRLEQLIVNLLEASRVESHVVDVRDAPVPVVPVVSQVVHDFRTAFPSRRITVVAEGAVTAKGSELWLEQIVANLLSNAVKYTPELMPIEVRVGADAEVVEVAVVDHGPGIPASEARRIFDRFERLDQDRRQAGTGLGLYIARELAHAMQGTLDVAAGEDGGAVFSLRLRSAASGVVVVR; via the coding sequence ATGCTCCACTGGGCCAGCCGCGGCTTCGCCACTGCCCGCACCGACCGCATCCGACTGGCGTGCCTCCAGCAGGCCACCCATGTGCTGGCCGAGCCCATCGATCCCCGCGACGGGATCCCCGCCTTCCTTGCCGAGGTCCGGTCGGGCTTCGAGGCCGACGCCGTCGAGCTGCGCACGACCGCGGCCGTGCACTGCGCCCCCGCCGATGGGGCGCCCAGTGGCGACTGCATCGAGGTGCCGGTCACCACAGGCGAGCGCGTGCTCGGCACGCTTCGGGTCTTCGGCCGCGGCGGCACCGAGGGCTTCGGCGACGGCGAGGTTGCCGTACTCGGCGCGTTGGCCGCCGAGGTCGGAGGGGCGCTGCACAAGGCGGAGTTGCTCGATTCGATCCTCGAGGAACGGCGCAAGCTGTTCACCGTGGTCGACAACACCTCCGACGGCATCCTCGCCGTCGATGCCGACGGCGTGATCCAGACCTGGAACCCGGGCCTGGAAGCGATCACCGGGTACCCGGGGGCGTCGATCGTCGGCAGCGCCCACGCGGGCGTGCTGCGGGCCAAGGACGCACAGGGCCGCGACGTGTTGCTGGAGCGGTGGGCGGCCGGCGATGAGCTGCCGAGCGATGTCCAGGTCGTGACCGCCGACGGCTCGACGCGGTGGTTGTCGTGCAGCTACTCGCGAGTGCCGCCGAAGGACGACCGCCTTGGCGTACTCGTGGTGATGGCCCGCGACGTCACCCGCATCCACGAGGTGGAGCGCCTCAAGGAAGACTTCGTGGCCACCGTGTCGCACGAGTTGCGCACGCCGCTGACGCCGATCAAGGGGTTTGCCAACCTGCTGCTCGACGGCGGTGAGCGCCTCGACGAGGACGCCCGTCACACGGCGGCCGAGTCGATCCTGCGCTCGGCGCAGCGGTTGGAGCAGCTGATCGTGAACCTGTTGGAGGCGTCACGGGTGGAGAGCCACGTGGTCGACGTACGCGACGCGCCCGTCCCCGTGGTGCCGGTCGTGTCCCAGGTGGTGCACGACTTTCGCACCGCGTTCCCCAGCCGTCGCATCACCGTCGTGGCCGAGGGGGCGGTCACGGCCAAGGGCAGTGAGCTGTGGCTCGAACAGATCGTGGCCAACCTGCTGTCGAACGCGGTGAAGTACACGCCGGAGCTCATGCCGATCGAAGTCCGTGTCGGGGCCGATGCCGAGGTCGTGGAGGTCGCCGTCGTCGACCACGGCCCTGGCATCCCGGCCTCCGAAGCTCGGCGCATCTTCGACCGCTTCGAGCGGCTCGACCAGGACCGGCGCCAAGCGGGCACCGGCCTCGGCCTCTACATCGCTCGCGAACTCGCCCATGCCATGCAGGGGACGCTGGACGTGGCGGCGGGCGAAGACGGCGGCGCCGTGTTCTCGCTCCGCCTGCGGTCGGCGGCGTCGGGGGTCGTCGTCGTCCGTTAG